GATCGCGCCGAGCGCCATGTTACCGATCAGGGCACCGGCCTGTTCACTGGTGAAGTTCAGCCCGAGGAGGTACGGGAAGAATACCACGAACCAAGCCCCCCAGACGGCGAACTGGAGGAACATCATCACGGACAGGTTGAGGCGCAGCGGTAGTGCGAGTGGCGGAGCGGTCGCGGGCTGAACTGCGGACATATTGTCTCCGAGTGTGAAGCGTTAGCGCGGAATGTCGCTGAATGTAAAGCCCGGACCGCCCGGCGGCAACGAGAAACGGCACGTATGAGGAAGTCGGAGCGCCGGTAACGACCGGTTCTTCTCTCCTGGCCCCTTGACCGGGGCGAGCGCCCCCGGACAATCGACCCCGTCCGACCTCTTCCCGTTCCGCGGAGATCACCATGCGGTCCGCGTTCGCGTTGCTCATCGGGGCACTGGCGTGTTCGTTCGTGGCCGGTCAGCCGGCGCCCGAGCACCTGCCGCCCAAAATCACCTACAAGCTCGGGTCCGATTCCCAGAAGCAGGAGGGCGTGCCCGCGGGGGAACTGATCGGGCCGGTACTCTTCAAGAGCAAGGTGTTCGACGGCACCGTCCGGCAATACTGGGTGTACGTCCCCGCGCAGTACAAACCGGAGCACGCGGCGAGCGTACTGGTGTTTCAAGACGGGCAGCGGGCGATCAACCCGAAGGGCGTGATCCGCGCGCCGGTGGTGCTCGACAACCTCATTCACCGAAAAGAGATCCCGGTAACGATCGGCATCTTCGTGACGCCGGGGCATAAGGGGGCCGAGTACCCGGCGTCGCTCGGCACCGGGAACCCGAACAACCGCAGCATCGAGTACGACTCGCTCGGGGACGCTTTCGCCAAGCTGATCGTCGATGAAGTGCTGCCAGAGGTGGCGCAAAAGTACACGCTGACGAAAGACCCGAACGAGCGGGCGATCGCGGGGTTCTCCAGTGGCGGGATCGCGGCGTTCACGGTGGCGTGGGAGCGCCCGGAGGCATTCCGGCGCGTGTACAGTGCGATCGGGAGTTTCACCAATCTGCGCGGCGGTCACGTGTACCCGGATCTGGTGCGCAAAGCGGACGCG
This region of Gemmata massiliana genomic DNA includes:
- a CDS encoding alpha/beta hydrolase; amino-acid sequence: MRSAFALLIGALACSFVAGQPAPEHLPPKITYKLGSDSQKQEGVPAGELIGPVLFKSKVFDGTVRQYWVYVPAQYKPEHAASVLVFQDGQRAINPKGVIRAPVVLDNLIHRKEIPVTIGIFVTPGHKGAEYPASLGTGNPNNRSIEYDSLGDAFAKLIVDEVLPEVAQKYTLTKDPNERAIAGFSSGGIAAFTVAWERPEAFRRVYSAIGSFTNLRGGHVYPDLVRKADAKPIRVYVQDGVHDNRSPMNTKRDWFLQNELMVGALREKDYDYKYVLGAGGHADDHGGALLPDALRWLWRDHAVVKGK